The genomic interval agcccccccagggTACCCCAAAATCACCCCAGGGTACCCCAGagcccctcagagcccccccagggtacccccaaatcaccccagggtaccccagagcccccccaaacccctcagagcccccccagggtacccccaaatcaccccagggtaccccagagcccccccaaacccctcagagcccccccagggtaccccaaaccaccccagggtaccccagagcccccccagagcccctcagagcccccccagggtaccccaaaccaccccagggtaccccagcccccccggccccccacctcTTGACGTCGCCGTGCACCAGCGCCGGGGAGTCGCGGTGCAGGAACTGGAGGGCTCGGGCCGTGCCCAGCAGCACGTGCAGGCGCTGCCCCCACGTcagggggggctgcgggcactggggggggggcttcagcccccccaaaccgccccacggacccccgcgtccccccgaCCCACCCAAGACCCTCCACACCCCCCCTATGGCCTCGGGGCACCCCGAAAACCACCCTGAGCACCTCCCCCGTGGCCCTAAAGACCCCCAGAGCTGCTCAAGACACCCCGGGACCCCCTGAACctccctcagggacccccaaacctcccctgggggcaccccaaaaccccccgatCTCCCCTACGGCCCCATAGGACCCCCTGAGCCACTCAAGACACtcggggaccccccaaacctcccccggggaccccccaaccTCTCCCGGGGCTCCCCCAAcctcccccggggctcccccaacctcccccggggaccccccaaacctcccccggggccccccaaacctctcccggggccccccccaaacctcccccggggacccccccaaacctcccccggggctcccccaaccttccccggggaccccccaaacctcccccggggccccccccaacctcccccggggcccccccaagccccccgcTCCCTGGGGGGGCCCCTCTGGGCGCCCTCAGGGACCCCAAACCCTCCGAGAAGACCCCGCCGCCTGGGGGGCCCCCACCTGCGCCCCCAGACGCTGCTCCAGGGACCCGTTGGGCATGAAGACGTAGACGAGGCAGAAGTGCCCCCCCTCGGCGCAGACCCCCGACAGCTCCACGATGTTGGGGTGCCGGtacctggggcgggggggggcttcATGCTaggaatgggggggctgggaccccccaaccccttgggacccccccaacaccaccccccccagcatccccttatcccccaaaatgcccccgtcgcacccaggacccccccaagcccccaggacccccccaaggcccccccccccccccattaccGTGACAGTTTCTCCACCTCGGTAACGAAGCTGTTAACGAGGACGCCCCAGTCGAGGTCAGCGTcctaggggggccggggggggacacgtggggacatcGTGGGGGTCCTGGCTACGGGGCcaggtggggggccgggggggggatatggggacatggggacactgggggggtcctgggggggggtatggggacactgggggggtcccaggagggatatggggacactgggggggtcccggggggggtatggggacactgggggggtcccggggggggtatggggacactggggacactgggggggtcctgggggggggatatggggacactgggggggtcccaggcgggatatggggacacagggagggggtcctggggtgggactacagggacatggggggtcccaggggggataTGGGAAcactgggggggttctgggggggtaTGGAGAcactgggggggccctggggggggatatggggatatgggggggtcctgggggggatatggggacatggggggtcccggggggggatatggggatactgggggggtcccgggcggggatatggggacactggggacactggggggggtcctgggggggatatggggacactgggggggttcCGGGGGGGAgatatggggacactgggggggtatggggacactgggggggttccgggggggggatatggggacactgggggggtatggggacactgggggggttcCGGGGGGGAgatatggggacactgggggggtatggggacactgggggggttccgggggggggatatggggacactgggggggacatggggacactgggggggtcccgggggggggatatggggacactgggggggtcccagcagggACATGGGGCCatgtgggggtcccggggggatcCGGGGACGCCGTGGGGGTCCCAGCCGgggccggtgccccccgccccccgcgccgggtACCTGCCGCAGGCGCTTGACGGCGTAGTCGGTGTGGCGCAGGCGGGCGCGATAGACCACCCCGAAGCCGCCCTCGCCCACCTTGTGGGTGTCGGCGAAGCCCCCCGTGGCCCCCGCCAGCTCCCCCAGCCGCCAGCAGaaggggcggggggccgggggggtgacggggggctggggagggggcccggggggccgcgggggcggccgggggctcaGCGAGGCCAGGGACGAGCACAGCGATGCCAGcgcctgcggggcggggggggcgatgGGGcggacccccagggccccccgaatacccccagggcccccccaatccctcctaatgtccccccgcgccccccactgccccccagagacccccaagtgcccccctttgccccccaaataccccattgcccccccagaccctccccccccccccaggacccccaattaccccccctttgcccccccccccccagccccatacctggtcggggggggacggggggtccAAGAACGGGGGGTCCAGGCTGGGGGTGCTGAGgagggcgctgggggggggccccGGGAGGGGCAGGGATGGCTCTGGGGGGGGAATGGGGTcagcagtttggggggggggaaccctgtgcccccccccatcagcccccccctccccattccgGGCGTTACCTGGGGGGGGCCGTTTCGGGGGGTCCCAGGCGGAGGTGGTGCTGGTATCcgaggggggggccgggggggccgtggggagcaGCCGCAGGCTGGGGGTCACGGGGAGCGCGGGGGGCTCcatggggggcagcggggggggctcCGTGGGGGAGGCCAGGCCGGGGTACCCTGGGGACACGGCGGGGTCCgtcggggggggtccccaggggtttggcagggggttggggggcgaTCTGGGCGTCCCATGGGGGGGTCCAGCAGGgactggggggtcccagaggggttTAGCGgggatctgggggtcctgggggggtcccagaggtcTTGGGGAGATCCTGGAGGGCtcagaggggtcccagggggggtctTGCAGGTCCcagggggggtcttgggggactctgggggatgccgggggggtcctggagggctCAGagggccccgggggggtcccaagAGGTTGTTGGGGTTCCCAGGGGGGTCCCGGAGAgtcttgggggtcccaggggggatcCAAAATGGGTggtggaggggtttgggggttcccagggtggtcctggggggctcaggggtccTTGGGCCTCCCAGAGAGAttcctggggggctcaggggtcccAGGAGGGGCTCAGGGGCCCCAGGgtgggctgggggtcccaggagggggctcaggggccccaggaggggtttgggggtcccaggggtcccagggggctctgggggtcccaggaggggtttgggggtcccaggaggggttCCAGGGATcccaggggggtctgggggtcccaggaggggtttgggggtcccaggaggggtcccagggatcccaggggggtctgggggtcccagggggggtttgggggtcccaggggtcccaggggggtcccaggagggggtttgggggtcccaggggtcccaggAGGGGCTCAGGGGTCCCGGGGTGGTcctgggggctcagggggggtttgggggtcccaggggtcccagggggggctgggggtcccaggaggggtttgggggtcccaggggccccaggaggggtcccaggggtcccagggggggctgggggtcccagggggggtttgggggtcccgggggccccAGGAGGGGCTCAGGGGTCCCGGGGTGGTCCTGGGGGCTCAGGGGTGCCAGAAGGGGGCTCAGGGgccccaggaggggtttgggggtcccaggggggtctgggggtcccaggaggggtttgggggtcccgggggccccAGGAGGGGCTCAGGGGTCCCGGGGTGGTCCTGGGGGCTCAGGGGTGCCAGAAGGGGGCTCAGGGgccccaggaggggtttgggggtcccaggggggtctgggggtcccaggaggggtttgggggtcccgggggccccAGGAGGGGCTCAGGGGTCCCGGGGTGGTCCTGGGGGCTCAGGGGTGCCAGAAGGGGGCTCAGGGgccccaggaggggtttgggggtcccaggggggtctgggggtcccagggggggtttgggggtcccaggggtcccagggggggctgggggtcccagggggggtttgggggtcccaggggtcccaggAGGGGCTCAGGGgccccaggaggggtttgggggtcccggggggggtttgggggtcccggggggggtttggggggtctgggggtcccggggggtttgggggtcccaggggccccAGGAGGGGctcaggggtcccggggggggtctgggggtcccaggggccccagggggggtttgggggtcccagggggggtttgggggtcccaggggtcccaggggggtctgggggtcccagggggggtttgggggtcccgggggccccAGGAGGGGCTCAGGGGTCCTGGGGcgggtctgggggtcccaggggccccagggggggtttgggggtcccagggggggtttgggggtcccaggggggtctgggggccccagggggggctcaggggtcccGGGGGTCTCACAGGCGGCCAGCAGGTCGTGGGCCCGCAGCAGGCGCAGCCcccgcagcagctccagcagctcccgcAGGCGCCCGTTGCGCTgggcccagccccacagcaccgcGGCCGTGGGGCCCGGGCCGGCGGCCGCCAGGCGCAGCTCCCCCTGCTCCGGCACCAGCCGCGAGGCTGCCGCCGTCAccggtgctcccagtgcccccagtgctcccagtgccccagtgcccccagtgccccagaGCCCCAGGCGCAGCTCCCCCTGCTCCGGCACCAGCCGCGAGGCTGCCGCCGTCAccggtgctcccagtgcccccagtgctcccagtgccccagtgcccccagtgccccagaGCCCCAGGCGCAGCTCCCCCTGCTCCGGCACCAGCCGCGAGGCTGCCGCCGTCAccggtgctcccagtgcccccagtgcccccagtgctcccagtgcccccagtgctcccagtgctcccagtgccccagtgCCCCAGTGCCCCAGGCGCAGCTCCCCCTGCTCCGGCACCAGCCGCGAGGCTGCCGCCGTCAccggtgctcccagtgctcccagtgccccagtgctcccagtgctcccagtgctccagtgctcccagtgcccccagtgcccccagagccccagtgccccagtgctcccagtgcccccagtgcccccagtgctcccagtgcccccagtgctcccagtgctcccagtgcccccagtgcctcggtgctcccagtgctcccagtgccccagtgctcccagtgcccccagagcccccagtgccccaggCGCAGCTCCCCCTGCTCCGGCACCAGCCGTGAGGCTGCCGCCGTCACCGGTGCCTGGTGCCCCAGTACTCCCAgtgccccagtgccaccagtgccccctgccagtgctcccagtgtcccagtgccaccagtgccccagtgtccccagtgctccctgcaccccccgccagccccacggccagcccagtgcccccccagAGAGTCCCACCGcatcccagtccatcccagtccctcccagtccatcccagtgccaccccagccAACTCCACTGcatcccagtccatcccagtagCCGCAGCCAGCCCTGACAGTTGTCCCACTGCatcccagtccagcccagtgcctccccagCCAGTCCCACTACATCCCAGTCCAggccagtccctcccagtgccaccccagccAGCTCCACTGCATCCCAGTCCATCCCAATAGCCCCAGCCAGCCCTGACAGCTGTCCCACTGcatcccagtccatcccagtgcccccccagccagccctgccgcgtcccagtccatcccagtccgATCCCAGTCCGATCCCAGCCCGATCCCAgtcctccccagccccgtcccagcgcctcccagtcactcccagtcctccccagtctctcccagtccaCCCACTTACCGAAGCGCTCCCAGTCCGAGCGGTTCAGCGCGTCCATCAGGCGGCAGAAGCTGCACATGAGCCAGGCGGGCAGCTCGTACAGgtacggccccggccccggccccggccccggccccggccccggccccggccccggccccggccccggcccggccatGCCTCCCCCCGGCACTTCCCCTTTAAGAGCGGCCCCCCACTGCGCAGGCGCGcaccggcccggccgcgccgccatCTCCAGCGTGGCGgaagtgccccccccccccccccgcgcgcacacagcggggccgcgccgcgccgttgCCGTGGATACGGGCGCCATGTTGAGTGCGGCGGAACGGCCGCCCTGGCGCGAGCCAGGTCCCGGGGGCGGGGCCCGAGGGGACGGGGCGGGGCCTGCCCGCAAGGGGCGGGGCTGCACGGCCGGCCGCCCTTCCCGGGCCCGATTCCCCGCGATGACATCATCAAGGCGATGACGTCGGCGAGGGGGGGTGACGTCGCAGCCGTGATGTCACAGCTGCCAGGAGGCTGGGTGCTCCCGGGGGCCttcggggaggggacggggagagaGCTGGGATCCGCTGACGTCACCCGCGGAGATCCGGGATCCAGTGACGTCACCCAGGGAGATCCAGGATCCGCTGACATCACCCAGGGAGATCGGGGATCCGCTGACATCATCACCCAGGGAGACCCGGGATCCAGTAACGTCACCCGGCGACATCTGGGATCCGCTGACATCACCCAGGGAGATCCAGGATCCACTGACATCACCCAGGGAGATCCGGGATCCAGTAACGTCACCCGGGGACATCTGGGATCCGTTGACATCACTCAGGGAGATCCGTGATCCATCAGCCTGCTGCCCGGGGAGATCTGGGATCCACTGACAGCGGAGGAGAGGTCGGGATCTGCTGGAGCCTTGTGGAGAGATCCGGGATCCACCGCCCTGATACCACGCGGACCGATCTGGGATCCACTGACGTCACACGGAGCGATCCAGGATCCACAGCCCTGGCATTGTACAGAGCAATCAGGGATCCACTGGAGCCACGTGGAGCGATCCGGGATCCACGGCCCCAGCACCACGCAGAGCGATCCGGGATCCGCTGGAGCCACGCAGAGCGATCCGGGATCCACGGCCCCGGCACCACACAGAGCGATCTGGGATCCACTGACGCCACATGAAGCGATCCAGGATTCATAGCCCTGGCATTGCACAGAGCAATCAGGGATCCGCTGGAGCCACGTGGAGCGATCCGGGATCCACGGCCCCGACACCACTCGGAGAGATCTGGGATCCGCTGGAGCCACGCGGAGCGATCCGGGATTCACGGCCCCGGCACCACGCAGAGCGATCCGGGATCCGCTGAGGCCGCGCGGAGCCacccgggcccccccccgccggccgaggGGATctgggagggagcgggggggatCCGGCGCCCGAGCGAGCCCGAATGAAAGCGTCAGAGGCGGGAGGCGTTGGGTGTACACAGATTTATAGATCactccagcacagacacagagccccgcggggcggggggaggggcgcggggatccccccggggccggggggcggggcggcgccgcgGACCCCCCCAAGAAGAATCGACAGCCGAGGGGTTTTTCTTGTAAATTTATAAGGCAAACGTCTCCTCGCGCGACTAGAGATAATAAATAGGTGCGGGGGcgccccccccgcggcgccgcccccGATCCCGCCGGatcccccccggctccccccgctcGTTTTTGCTCTGCGCTCCCGGGGTgcagcccgcggggccgggccccccgtTATTGCCGTGAGGAGCCGGGGCCCGCGGGGGCGAGCGCTAACAGTCGGGGGCTGGAagaacgggggggctggggcccgGGGAGCgacccccgcccccgcggccggTAAAGTGCAGGACGGGGACCCCCgggcgcggggaccccccccggggacacgcacgggcgggggcgcggggcgggggctgccgggggacGGAGACCggatccccccctccccccgagcCAGGGCACTCCCCGTTGGGTCGACTGGATCCCACCCCAACCCACGCTCACGCCTGATTGGCTCCGGACCGGATCCCCCTCCGACCCGCGCTCGCTCCCGATTGGCGCCGGACTGGATCCCACCCCAACGCACAGTCACTCCTGATTGGCTCCGGACTGGATCCCACCCCAACGCACAGTCACTCCTGATTGGCTCCGGACTGGATCCCACCCCAACGCACAGTCACTCCTGATTGGCTCCGGATCCCACCCCAAGCTGCTGCCACCTCTGACTGGCTCTAGACTGGATCCCGCTCCAACGCCGCAGTCTTTCCTGATTGGCTCTGGACTGGATCCCACCCCAAGCTGCTGCCACCTCTGACTGGCTCTAGACTGGATCCCGCTCCAACGTCGCAGTCTTTCCCGATTGGCTCCGGACTGGATCCCACCCCAACGCACAGTCACTCCTGATTGGCTCCGGACTGGATCCCACCCCAAGCTGCTGCCACCTCTGACTGGCTCTAGACTGGATCCCGCTCCAACGTCGCAGTCTTTCCTGATTGGCTCCGGACTGGATCCCACCCCAACGCACAGTCACTCCTGATTGGCTCCGGACTGGATCCCACCCCAACGCACAGTCACTCCTGATTGGCTCCGGACTGGATCCCACCCCAACGCACAGTCACTCCTGATTGGCTCCGAATCCCACCCCAAGCTGCTGCCACCTCTGACTGGCTCTAGACTGGATCCCGCTCCAACATTGCAGTCTTTCCTGATTGGCTCCGGACTGGATCCCACCCCAACGCACAGTCACTCCTGATTGGTTCTGGACTGGATCCCACCCCAAGCTGCTGCCACCTCTGACTGGCTCTAGACTGGATCCCGCTCCAACGCCGCAGTCTTTC from Calonectris borealis chromosome 34, bCalBor7.hap1.2, whole genome shotgun sequence carries:
- the IRAK1 gene encoding interleukin-1 receptor-associated kinase 1 isoform X1, translated to MAGPGPGPGPGPGPGPGPGPGPGPYLYELPAWLMCSFCRLMDALNRSDWERFASRLVPEQGELRLAAAGPGPTAAVLWGWAQRNGRLRELLELLRGLRLLRAHDLLAAWYPGLASPTEPPPLPPMEPPALPVTPSLRLLPTAPPAPPSDTSTTSAWDPPKRPPPEPSLPLPGPPPSALLSTPSLDPPFLDPPSPPDQALASLCSSLASLSPRPPPRPPGPPPQPPVTPPAPRPFCWRLGELAGATGGFADTHKVGEGGFGVVYRARLRHTDYAVKRLRQDADLDWGVLVNSFVTEVEKLSRYRHPNIVELSGVCAEGGHFCLVYVFMPNGSLEQRLGAQPPLTWGQRLHVLLGTARALQFLHRDSPALVHGDVKSSNVLLDAGLSPRLSDFGLARAPRGGGGGRSGTLGGSRTLRGTLAYLPPEYLQGGALTPALDTYSFGVVLLEALTGRRAMETDARGRTTYLKELLEEEGEEEGGSPGLPPDPRAGLPPPGLAAALSRLAARCLHRRGKRRPAMAQVYEELERLQEGAPPAPPNQPEESEEEAAAVMNPARRRLMERLALYRQGRLDSLGLLASGGPPATAAAPQPQESDDSSPDGGGGQGRGSHCGEGDARPNPPPGC
- the IRAK1 gene encoding interleukin-1 receptor-associated kinase 1 isoform X2, with amino-acid sequence MAGPGPGPGPGPGPGPGPGPGPGPYLYELPAWLMCSFCRLMDALNRSDWERFGYPGLASPTEPPPLPPMEPPALPVTPSLRLLPTAPPAPPSDTSTTSAWDPPKRPPPEPSLPLPGPPPSALLSTPSLDPPFLDPPSPPDQALASLCSSLASLSPRPPPRPPGPPPQPPVTPPAPRPFCWRLGELAGATGGFADTHKVGEGGFGVVYRARLRHTDYAVKRLRQDADLDWGVLVNSFVTEVEKLSRYRHPNIVELSGVCAEGGHFCLVYVFMPNGSLEQRLGAQCPQPPLTWGQRLHVLLGTARALQFLHRDSPALVHGDVKSSNVLLDAGLSPRLSDFGLARAPRGGGGGRSGTLGGSRTLRGTLAYLPPEYLQGGALTPALDTYSFGVVLLEALTGRRAMETDARGRTTYLKELLEEEGEEEGGSPGLPPDPRAGLPPPGLAAALSRLAARCLHRRGKRRPAMAQVYEELERLQEGAPPAPPNQPEESEEEAAAVMNPARRRLMERLALYRQGRLDSLGLLASGGPPATAAAPQPQESDDSSPDGGGGQGRGSHCGEGDARPNPPPGC